Proteins from a genomic interval of Flammeovirgaceae bacterium SG7u.111:
- a CDS encoding two-component regulator propeller domain-containing protein yields the protein MAHIKLNFKTKIIYFCIFLLNAKISAQHLKFEHYNDKDGLSHNSIRHIIQDNQGFLWLGTFNGLNRFDGFQFQNYLSYGEGINTLHNADITALKLDSTTSSLWIGTRKGLSHLQLDTHVFTTYLSDENDPNSLPDEEVRSVYLDKFDRVWVGTKDAGLFLFEPDENAFTKVPLEGFNYVKEIFEDTKGNIWVGAYNTAGVAKIKLGSTGIISKIEYFTLSIPKSKAINPYLNFIYEDKRGDIFVGTRKGLYKFDKPLNSFINLYIADDEIREKLGPYFLSVAQAPDGKYWVGTLGGLLVCNALEDINKGDFQWYFSVLSEDKSLVDNLVSALYFDPSGVLWIGTEEGLDKYDPYENQFKINKDISKYIENQVPRIRGFSKTHLNEIVVATRHNGLFISNNEDFAPLFNGSYDIASIYSYDGITFFCGLWNGKILLYNHLQKESKIIDVGFANSPVFNFIEYDDNLVVCSFGEGAKLLKKQTLKPFKHIIPSFEINKVTIDTNNNLWFATENGVIKYNLIEDKTIEFKANISSDEGLPHDNVSDILIDSRGLVWAATRKGLSVFDPKTNTFKQNLEPKELKSKWVTDIVEDANGFLWLNMNNNNISRYDVENNLANIYNVSSGNRLDIFSSSGFYNFNNSKIYLGGKNGIISFSPLDIKENKWSPKPIITEFKVNNKLVLPGVEINGQVPLLKSLNYSREVSLEYKNRNFSIQFSNTSFTNQHLNKFEYMLEGFDNNWVRASSNSRTVQYTNLGYGTYNFKIRSSNSDGNWSEASSYSIKILPPFWASYQGVALLLFLTGLIVYFTRKQVKVRIKLKQELLTEKVKRERDEKLSNEKLRFFTNISHELRTPLSLIMGPVKQILEHENSNDYIKSKANLINHSTNRLLRLVNQILDFRRAEAGEIKLKATEVDIVPNTNDIFYSFIELAHSKNININFNVEEESIVCWIDVDKYNKILYNLLSNAIKFTNNHGHVDLFVGVKENDSKTLLIEVSDDGIGIPQESQEKIFSRFYQARNSKESTTGTGIGLSLVKALVEVHKGKISVKSSTNAGSIFTVELPISRNAFEDSEISSFVPEKPELEVFLGSTKSLDSLGAYIAPKSNTDVKSSVLVIDDNPELRNYVMEFLSGYYKVYGAENGKEGLELCRKVKPVVCVVDVMMPIMDGFEFVNALKSDEKISHTAVILLTALGENESRIKGYKIGVDGYLVKPFDPSLLKSRIDNIIKIRFDIKQQFSEETESDVTSLAHSQIDIDLISKAKEIIEENLGNSELTPAFLCSKLGLSSSKLYRKITELTDMSPNEFIRTIRLKKSASLLKTKNYNVSEVANAVGFNDPLYFSRRFKKQFGYAPSKLIK from the coding sequence TTGGCACATATTAAATTGAACTTTAAAACTAAGATAATTTATTTTTGCATTTTTTTGCTAAATGCAAAAATCAGTGCACAGCATTTAAAATTTGAACACTACAATGATAAAGATGGATTATCTCATAATTCAATCAGGCATATTATTCAAGATAATCAAGGCTTTCTTTGGTTAGGCACGTTCAATGGTTTAAACCGTTTTGACGGATTTCAATTCCAAAACTATTTAAGCTACGGAGAAGGGATTAACACCTTACATAATGCTGATATTACTGCTTTAAAACTAGATAGTACAACTAGTAGTTTATGGATTGGAACAAGAAAAGGTTTGTCTCATTTGCAGCTCGATACGCACGTATTTACCACCTATTTGTCCGATGAAAATGACCCAAATAGCTTGCCTGACGAGGAAGTTCGCTCTGTCTATTTAGATAAATTCGATCGGGTTTGGGTCGGTACAAAAGATGCTGGCTTATTTTTGTTTGAGCCTGATGAAAATGCCTTTACCAAAGTTCCGCTGGAAGGTTTTAATTATGTCAAAGAGATTTTTGAAGATACAAAAGGCAATATTTGGGTAGGTGCTTATAATACTGCCGGTGTTGCCAAAATCAAGCTTGGTAGTACAGGAATTATTTCAAAAATAGAATATTTCACATTGTCCATACCAAAATCTAAAGCTATTAACCCTTATTTAAATTTCATATATGAAGATAAAAGGGGCGATATATTTGTAGGGACGCGTAAAGGACTTTACAAATTTGACAAACCCCTCAATTCCTTTATAAATTTATACATTGCCGATGATGAAATACGGGAAAAATTAGGGCCTTATTTCTTAAGTGTGGCTCAAGCCCCAGATGGCAAATACTGGGTGGGCACACTCGGAGGTTTGTTAGTTTGTAACGCATTGGAGGATATAAACAAAGGAGACTTCCAATGGTATTTTTCGGTACTGTCAGAAGACAAGTCTTTAGTGGATAATTTGGTTTCTGCCCTGTATTTTGACCCATCAGGTGTGCTGTGGATCGGGACCGAAGAAGGTCTGGATAAGTACGACCCTTACGAAAATCAATTTAAAATCAACAAGGATATATCGAAGTATATCGAAAATCAAGTTCCCAGAATTAGAGGCTTTTCAAAAACTCATTTAAATGAGATAGTAGTTGCAACAAGGCATAATGGTCTTTTCATTTCTAACAACGAGGATTTTGCCCCCCTATTCAATGGAAGTTATGATATAGCAAGTATATATTCTTATGATGGGATCACTTTCTTTTGTGGTTTATGGAATGGCAAAATACTGCTGTATAACCATCTCCAAAAAGAGTCAAAGATCATTGATGTAGGTTTTGCAAACTCACCTGTCTTCAATTTTATAGAATACGATGACAATTTAGTAGTATGTTCTTTTGGAGAAGGTGCTAAACTTTTAAAAAAGCAAACCTTAAAACCATTCAAGCATATAATACCAAGCTTTGAAATCAACAAAGTGACTATTGATACCAATAACAACTTATGGTTTGCTACTGAAAATGGAGTGATCAAGTATAATTTAATTGAGGACAAAACCATTGAATTCAAAGCAAATATCAGTTCAGATGAAGGGCTTCCACATGACAACGTAAGTGACATATTGATCGATTCTCGCGGATTAGTATGGGCAGCTACCAGAAAAGGTCTGAGCGTTTTCGACCCAAAAACCAACACATTTAAACAAAACCTAGAGCCTAAAGAATTGAAAAGCAAGTGGGTAACAGATATTGTAGAAGACGCAAATGGCTTTTTATGGCTAAACATGAATAATAATAATATATCTAGGTATGATGTTGAAAACAACCTTGCCAACATCTATAATGTAAGCAGTGGTAACAGGCTTGACATATTTAGCTCGAGCGGGTTTTATAACTTCAATAATTCAAAAATTTATTTAGGAGGAAAAAATGGGATTATCAGTTTTTCTCCTTTGGATATTAAGGAGAACAAATGGTCTCCCAAGCCAATAATTACTGAGTTTAAAGTGAATAATAAATTGGTTTTGCCAGGGGTAGAAATAAATGGACAAGTCCCCCTTCTTAAATCTTTAAATTACTCTAGAGAAGTAAGCCTTGAGTATAAAAACAGGAACTTCTCTATTCAATTTTCAAACACGTCTTTTACCAACCAGCACCTAAATAAATTTGAATATATGTTGGAAGGTTTTGACAATAATTGGGTAAGAGCCAGTAGCAACTCAAGAACTGTACAATATACTAATTTGGGTTATGGTACCTATAATTTCAAAATTCGCTCAAGCAATAGTGATGGAAATTGGAGCGAAGCTTCGTCGTACAGTATCAAAATACTTCCTCCTTTTTGGGCAAGTTACCAAGGGGTTGCATTATTATTATTCCTTACGGGTTTAATAGTTTATTTTACCAGGAAGCAGGTCAAGGTTCGAATCAAATTAAAACAAGAGCTATTAACAGAAAAGGTCAAAAGGGAGCGTGATGAAAAGCTCAGCAATGAAAAACTTCGTTTTTTCACCAATATTTCACATGAACTGAGGACACCGCTGTCATTGATAATGGGCCCGGTGAAACAAATTTTAGAACATGAAAACAGCAATGATTATATAAAAAGCAAAGCTAACCTGATAAATCATAGCACCAATAGGCTGCTGAGGTTGGTCAATCAAATTCTTGATTTCAGGCGTGCAGAAGCAGGGGAAATCAAACTAAAAGCAACAGAAGTTGACATAGTTCCCAATACGAACGATATTTTTTATTCTTTCATAGAGTTGGCCCATTCAAAAAACATCAACATCAATTTTAATGTAGAAGAAGAATCCATTGTTTGTTGGATAGACGTGGACAAGTACAATAAAATTCTTTATAATCTGCTGTCTAACGCCATAAAATTCACTAACAACCACGGGCATGTTGACCTGTTTGTGGGAGTAAAAGAAAATGACTCTAAAACCCTCTTAATAGAGGTCAGTGATGACGGTATTGGAATTCCACAAGAAAGCCAAGAAAAAATATTTTCCAGGTTTTACCAAGCTAGAAATAGCAAAGAAAGCACCACAGGTACGGGAATAGGACTTTCACTTGTAAAAGCGCTGGTAGAGGTTCATAAAGGTAAAATTTCCGTTAAAAGCTCTACAAATGCTGGTAGTATTTTTACGGTAGAATTACCCATTTCAAGAAATGCGTTTGAAGATAGTGAAATATCGAGTTTTGTTCCTGAAAAACCGGAACTAGAAGTTTTTTTGGGCTCCACAAAATCACTAGATTCCTTGGGTGCTTATATAGCCCCAAAATCTAACACAGATGTAAAATCATCTGTATTAGTAATTGATGACAACCCAGAACTTCGAAATTATGTAATGGAATTTCTTTCTGGGTATTATAAAGTGTATGGGGCAGAAAATGGGAAAGAAGGACTAGAGCTTTGTAGGAAGGTGAAGCCGGTGGTTTGTGTAGTAGACGTGATGATGCCTATAATGGATGGTTTTGAATTTGTAAATGCACTTAAAAGCGATGAGAAAATAAGCCATACGGCCGTGATCTTATTGACCGCATTGGGAGAAAACGAAAGCAGAATAAAAGGGTATAAAATAGGGGTAGATGGGTATTTGGTAAAACCTTTCGACCCCTCGTTATTAAAATCAAGAATTGATAATATTATCAAAATTCGTTTTGATATAAAGCAGCAGTTTTCCGAGGAAACAGAAAGCGATGTGACCAGCTTGGCGCATTCACAAATTGATATTGACCTGATATCAAAGGCCAAGGAAATCATAGAAGAAAACCTAGGGAACTCTGAGCTTACCCCTGCATTTCTGTGTTCTAAATTGGGTCTCAGTTCATCAAAATTATATAGAAAAATCACTGAACTCACAGATATGTCGCCTAATGAGTTTATACGGACGATAAGACTGAAAAAATCTGCTTCTCTGTTGAAAACCAAAAACTATAACGTGTCTGAAGTTGCCAATGCCGTTGGGTTTAATGACCCTCTCTATTTTAGCAGACGATTTAAAAAGCAATTTGGATATGCACCCAGCAAATTGATTAAATAA
- a CDS encoding alpha-L-fucosidase encodes MKSNLLFRTYIIITLIVLLANNASAQSSDKMDWWKDAKFGMFMHWGLYSKTAGYWDGHIAKGNEHFMIHEKISLKEYTTIADDFNPVNFDAEKWVLTAKQAGMKYIIITSKHHDGFAMFDSPSNDYNIVERTPYAKDPMKELVDACHKHDMKFGFYYSLGRDWEDPDVATNWPHKGGRSNLVDYPNEDIKVFSKYFERKVKPQVKELLTQYGKIDIIWFDTPELISPEESKELRELILNIQPNCIINSRIGNGLGDYKVQEQKIVKGLEPKPWEACITMGKNWGYIEYDTMYKSSELMMRQLLEIVSKGGNLLLNNGPTAKGEITDLAQERLRKIGKWMQGNSEGIYSSRPWKVQNELLSNIQKTEVTQEKESKNTLKDAVNDATSKQIIPEVQFTTKGGYVYAYVCSYHQPQVLIKSFAPNDKVKSIEQLGSDKHVNWKQNKKGLKIKMPIYNEGEIPITAFRIQLQ; translated from the coding sequence ATGAAGTCTAATTTGTTGTTTAGAACGTACATTATTATTACTCTAATAGTACTTTTAGCAAACAATGCTTCCGCCCAATCATCTGATAAAATGGACTGGTGGAAAGATGCTAAATTCGGGATGTTCATGCACTGGGGTTTGTATTCAAAAACTGCTGGATATTGGGATGGGCATATCGCTAAAGGAAATGAGCATTTTATGATTCATGAAAAAATTTCATTAAAAGAGTATACTACCATTGCTGATGATTTTAACCCTGTAAATTTCGATGCCGAAAAGTGGGTGCTTACTGCAAAACAAGCAGGCATGAAGTACATCATAATCACGTCCAAGCATCACGATGGGTTTGCTATGTTCGATTCTCCTTCTAATGATTATAATATTGTAGAGCGAACACCATACGCCAAAGACCCGATGAAAGAATTGGTAGATGCTTGCCATAAACACGACATGAAATTTGGGTTTTATTATTCTTTAGGTCGCGATTGGGAAGATCCAGATGTTGCTACCAATTGGCCACATAAAGGCGGAAGAAGTAACCTAGTGGACTACCCAAATGAAGATATAAAAGTATTTAGCAAGTATTTTGAGAGAAAGGTAAAGCCTCAAGTAAAAGAGCTGCTAACTCAGTATGGAAAAATTGATATTATTTGGTTTGATACACCAGAGCTTATAAGTCCGGAAGAAAGCAAGGAGCTGCGGGAGCTTATCTTAAATATTCAACCAAACTGTATCATAAACAGCCGAATTGGCAATGGTTTAGGCGATTATAAAGTTCAGGAACAAAAAATTGTAAAAGGGCTAGAACCCAAACCTTGGGAAGCATGCATAACCATGGGGAAAAACTGGGGGTATATTGAATATGACACCATGTATAAGTCGTCAGAATTGATGATGCGGCAATTACTGGAAATAGTAAGCAAGGGTGGTAACTTATTGCTCAATAATGGACCTACAGCCAAAGGAGAAATCACAGACCTAGCTCAAGAAAGACTAAGGAAAATCGGAAAATGGATGCAAGGCAATTCGGAAGGTATTTATAGTTCAAGACCATGGAAAGTTCAAAATGAATTACTATCTAACATCCAAAAAACGGAAGTAACACAAGAAAAAGAGAGTAAAAACACCTTAAAAGATGCTGTAAACGATGCCACTTCTAAACAAATTATACCAGAAGTCCAATTCACAACTAAGGGAGGTTATGTCTATGCCTACGTATGCAGCTATCACCAACCTCAAGTGCTTATAAAATCATTTGCTCCAAATGATAAAGTAAAAAGTATAGAACAATTGGGAAGTGATAAACATGTGAACTGGAAACAGAATAAGAAAGGGTTAAAAATAAAAATGCCTATTTATAATGAGGGTGAAATCCCTATTACAGCTTTTAGAATTCAGTTGCAATAA
- a CDS encoding alpha-L-fucosidase: protein MICNKELKLLLVFILASFSSFAQLKNKPELEEDFMDMGFGIFIHWSMDSQLGSVISHSMVGASEDYVQRYMNELPKTFYPDKFDPDEWARLFKITGAEYVVFTTKHHNGFCMWDTKTTDFNIMNTPYGKDITGMLVKSLRKYGLKVGFYFSPEDFSFIHKQGHLISRKGPMTQVTANKELFEYDKVQVKELIENYGPIDVMFFDAFHAKPMAQYVHEIAPNIVVTRGEMNTPEQKIPNGAMPGPWETCMTMGTQWAYKPTNEEYKDGGDLINKLIEIRAKGGNFLMNVGPKPNGEIPIEQEERLREIALWIFVNNEAVKNVRTVPTIIKEGDLWFTKAKEENTAYVFITNQKDWFKGFRRNFLLKKIRATEETEISVLGQNDLVVEYWPENIPTSYFKQHDASLEISISRAHRVYNNKIWPNAVVVKLTNVEFVQP from the coding sequence ATGATTTGTAACAAAGAGTTAAAATTACTTTTAGTATTCATATTAGCCAGTTTCTCATCCTTTGCCCAGCTAAAAAACAAGCCCGAGCTAGAAGAAGACTTTATGGATATGGGCTTCGGTATTTTCATCCATTGGAGCATGGACTCGCAGTTGGGAAGTGTCATCAGCCACTCTATGGTGGGAGCGTCGGAAGACTATGTACAACGCTATATGAACGAGCTCCCCAAAACCTTTTATCCCGATAAATTTGATCCGGACGAATGGGCAAGGTTATTCAAAATAACAGGGGCAGAATATGTAGTCTTCACAACCAAGCACCACAATGGCTTTTGTATGTGGGATACCAAGACCACCGATTTTAATATCATGAACACCCCTTACGGGAAAGATATTACTGGTATGTTGGTCAAATCCTTGAGAAAATATGGGCTGAAAGTAGGGTTCTATTTTTCTCCCGAAGATTTTAGCTTTATACACAAGCAAGGCCACCTGATTTCCAGAAAAGGACCTATGACCCAAGTCACAGCCAATAAAGAGTTATTTGAATACGATAAAGTTCAGGTTAAGGAACTAATAGAAAATTATGGTCCAATTGATGTCATGTTTTTTGATGCTTTCCATGCAAAACCTATGGCACAATATGTACATGAAATAGCTCCAAATATTGTAGTGACCCGTGGCGAAATGAACACTCCGGAGCAAAAGATACCTAACGGAGCTATGCCCGGGCCGTGGGAAACTTGCATGACCATGGGTACTCAATGGGCCTACAAACCGACCAACGAAGAATACAAAGACGGCGGGGATTTGATAAATAAATTGATTGAAATCAGGGCTAAGGGCGGCAATTTTTTGATGAACGTTGGCCCTAAGCCTAACGGGGAAATTCCCATAGAGCAAGAAGAACGCCTGCGTGAAATAGCCCTTTGGATATTTGTGAACAACGAAGCGGTTAAGAATGTAAGGACTGTGCCCACTATTATTAAAGAAGGGGATTTGTGGTTTACCAAAGCCAAAGAGGAAAATACGGCCTATGTTTTTATAACAAACCAAAAAGATTGGTTCAAAGGTTTTAGAAGGAATTTTTTGCTTAAAAAAATAAGGGCAACAGAAGAGACGGAAATCTCCGTATTGGGGCAAAACGATTTGGTGGTCGAGTATTGGCCAGAAAACATCCCAACGTCTTACTTTAAACAGCATGATGCTAGTTTAGAAATTTCAATTAGCAGGGCACACAGAGTGTATAATAATAAAATTTGGCCAAACGCAGTAGTGGTAAAGCTTACCAATGTTGAGTTTGTTCAACCATAA
- a CDS encoding GH92 family glycosyl hydrolase: MNKNKLYRQILLYLTLGIICSCKQEVKTEGKPEGQITFSEMVYPALDTENSRWFFFSSASRAFGMVNLSPDTEIDGAWGSGYRYKTDTIKGFSHIHAWQMSGVSVMPVTISATNKNTVYEDFYSKFSHETEKISPGYHYVELDRYQITSELTSTARVGFHQYTFPTDHNQAGILFNLNTMLGPCENIGGEMEKNSNNELSGRVVMKPTRRRPKPLTVFFKVKLNTDIASIDKNEKTGNYLVNLINPKKKVLMKVGISYTSVENANYNITEELPHWNFEDVVSQSKKEWDELLGRIKVEGGTETEQRRFYTDLWHALQGRRIISDANGAYPDNTGDEFRIGQLPLDETGKPKFNHYNSDSFWGAQWTINTLWGLVYPEIKEEFVYSLLQYQKDGGLIPRGPSGGNYTYVMTGSSSTPFIVSAIQEGLITEDLENIYQVLKKNHMLGGIMEKAGYEHDTNHGGGFKYYVENGFVPYPIPEGNFGGHQDGASLTMEYAYQDWTLAQLAKKLGHQDDYNYFLKRSENFKNVYDGASGWMRPKDVNGKWYEDFDPYQYKVGFVEANGAQATWFVPHNLEGLTKLMGGTNKAVEKLNSQFETADKLGFTAGTSHDLEEHPEYRRIPINYGNQPSIQTAYVFHKIGRPDLTQYWTRNVVKKTFSGLSPSTGYNGDEDQGLMGSLAVLMKIGLFQMNGGVDGDPEYQIGSPSFDKVSIELNPDYYSNSTFTIESVNNGEENVYVDSVVLNGQPVNGYVVYHSQITRGGKLVLQMTKQPKMDFNIIKSEVKNDL, from the coding sequence ATGAATAAGAACAAACTCTATAGACAAATACTACTTTACCTCACTTTAGGAATAATATGTTCTTGCAAACAAGAAGTAAAAACGGAAGGCAAACCTGAAGGACAAATTACTTTTTCAGAAATGGTGTATCCTGCCCTTGATACAGAGAATTCCAGGTGGTTTTTCTTTTCGTCAGCGAGCAGGGCTTTTGGAATGGTAAACCTAAGTCCCGATACTGAAATAGACGGTGCTTGGGGAAGCGGTTATAGGTATAAAACAGATACAATAAAAGGATTCAGCCATATTCATGCATGGCAAATGTCTGGCGTTTCAGTTATGCCAGTTACGATATCAGCAACTAACAAAAACACTGTTTATGAAGACTTTTATTCAAAGTTTAGCCACGAAACCGAAAAAATATCACCCGGTTACCATTACGTAGAACTCGATAGGTATCAAATAACATCTGAACTGACCAGTACAGCACGCGTAGGGTTTCACCAATACACTTTCCCAACTGACCACAACCAAGCAGGCATCTTATTTAACCTTAATACCATGTTAGGACCATGCGAAAACATCGGCGGGGAGATGGAAAAAAACAGTAATAATGAGCTTTCGGGAAGAGTGGTGATGAAGCCAACCCGCAGAAGACCCAAGCCATTAACAGTATTTTTTAAAGTAAAATTAAATACAGATATAGCCTCTATAGATAAAAATGAAAAGACAGGAAACTATTTGGTGAATCTCATCAACCCTAAAAAGAAAGTTCTTATGAAAGTTGGTATTTCCTATACATCTGTAGAAAATGCCAATTATAATATTACAGAAGAATTGCCGCATTGGAATTTTGAGGATGTTGTATCTCAATCAAAAAAAGAGTGGGACGAGTTATTGGGCAGAATTAAGGTTGAAGGCGGGACGGAAACTGAACAGAGGAGGTTTTATACAGATTTATGGCATGCGCTGCAAGGGAGGAGAATTATAAGCGATGCAAATGGTGCTTACCCTGACAATACAGGAGATGAATTTAGGATAGGGCAATTACCGCTTGACGAAACCGGAAAGCCTAAATTCAATCATTATAACTCCGATTCTTTTTGGGGTGCTCAATGGACAATCAACACCCTATGGGGGCTTGTTTACCCAGAAATCAAAGAAGAGTTTGTTTATTCGCTTTTACAATATCAAAAAGATGGCGGCCTGATCCCCAGAGGACCATCAGGGGGAAATTATACCTACGTGATGACTGGTTCTTCTAGCACCCCATTTATAGTCAGTGCCATTCAGGAAGGGTTAATTACAGAAGACCTAGAAAATATTTATCAGGTCTTGAAAAAGAACCATATGCTGGGCGGCATTATGGAAAAGGCAGGTTATGAGCATGATACTAATCACGGCGGAGGTTTTAAATACTATGTGGAAAATGGCTTTGTCCCCTACCCTATACCCGAAGGAAATTTTGGAGGACATCAAGACGGGGCAAGCCTTACCATGGAGTATGCTTACCAAGATTGGACGCTCGCCCAACTGGCTAAGAAGCTAGGGCACCAAGACGATTACAATTACTTTTTAAAGCGTTCTGAAAACTTTAAGAATGTGTACGATGGAGCTTCAGGATGGATGCGCCCTAAAGATGTTAATGGCAAATGGTATGAAGATTTTGACCCCTACCAATATAAAGTTGGGTTTGTAGAAGCCAACGGTGCACAGGCTACTTGGTTTGTACCGCACAACCTAGAAGGTTTGACCAAACTAATGGGGGGAACAAACAAAGCTGTGGAAAAACTAAACTCACAATTTGAAACAGCCGACAAATTGGGCTTTACGGCAGGGACATCCCATGACCTGGAAGAACACCCTGAGTACAGGAGAATCCCCATTAATTATGGAAACCAGCCATCCATACAGACGGCATACGTTTTCCATAAAATAGGCAGACCAGACCTTACCCAATATTGGACCCGCAATGTGGTGAAGAAAACATTTAGTGGTTTATCTCCCTCAACAGGCTATAATGGGGACGAGGACCAAGGATTAATGGGGAGCTTAGCAGTTTTAATGAAAATAGGTCTCTTTCAGATGAACGGTGGTGTTGATGGAGACCCAGAATATCAGATAGGAAGCCCCTCTTTCGACAAGGTCAGTATAGAGCTAAACCCTGACTATTATTCAAACTCTACTTTTACTATAGAGTCCGTCAACAATGGTGAAGAAAATGTTTATGTAGATTCGGTAGTTTTAAATGGCCAACCCGTCAATGGTTATGTAGTCTACCATAGCCAAATCACGAGAGGCGGGAAGCTAGTTCTTCAAATGACCAAACAGCCAAAAATGGACTTCAACATAATAAAATCCGAAGTTAAAAATGATTTGTAA
- a CDS encoding RagB/SusD family nutrient uptake outer membrane protein: protein MTLLSTSCKDFLDENSVSYQTTDNYYVTEQGFEDLVRSNYTKLREIHKERDLVMMGTDIFTSTSWDEAQNGNQGGVLNVYDIRFTPNIGATTALWDLLYKQISRTNTAISRQEEVQGMDPDILAIRVAEAKFLRAYAYFYAVQQWGDIPMPLEETTTASREVNKVPAAQVYDQVIQDLEEAEAILPAKGNTEYGRATKGAAQFLLARVHLTRGWNFNNSLGGTAADFDKAVKYADMIIADYPLEPEYRNLFPLHAENPLEETFPAKNDKNDEIVFAVQFSDNILTNGSDDDEPSEYAIGNDYHSIFGGGAEDIPGSLGRTSHYNRHGGKGNYIVTPATYRLFDPDIDTRYHHNFVEAMYAMTDVDGFVPDFDDPSTTINIAKGDTVLYFPPWNNPASDDDKGMDVGGSKPYAVLNVAEIGINPISPYHTDNKTPLMWKFWEPGIPYDDAQGTFDLALFRSAEAYLIAAEAILKGAANGNLGDAEVYYNAIVDRALGVNAGTDPLCAAEPANLTSMNTVSYRANGNLDIDMILDERARELMGEYSRWFDLKRTEKLIERTTLMNPWTAAVGQMESKHYLRPIPQKEIDRSIPSIPQNPGY, encoded by the coding sequence ATGACTTTATTAAGTACCAGTTGCAAGGATTTTTTGGATGAAAATTCGGTCTCTTACCAGACTACAGATAATTATTATGTTACTGAGCAGGGATTCGAAGACCTTGTCCGCTCAAACTATACCAAGCTCAGAGAAATACACAAAGAGCGTGATTTAGTTATGATGGGTACTGATATATTTACCAGTACTTCTTGGGACGAAGCGCAAAATGGAAACCAAGGTGGTGTATTGAACGTGTATGACATCCGCTTTACCCCTAATATAGGTGCGACCACTGCTCTATGGGATTTGCTATACAAGCAAATTTCCAGGACAAATACTGCAATCTCCAGACAGGAAGAAGTTCAGGGAATGGATCCGGATATTCTTGCCATCAGAGTGGCAGAAGCTAAGTTTCTCAGAGCATATGCTTATTTCTATGCAGTACAACAATGGGGTGACATTCCTATGCCTTTAGAGGAAACTACCACTGCCAGTAGGGAAGTTAACAAAGTACCTGCTGCTCAGGTTTATGACCAGGTTATCCAGGACTTGGAAGAGGCAGAAGCGATACTACCTGCCAAAGGCAATACCGAGTATGGTAGGGCTACAAAAGGTGCCGCACAGTTCCTTTTGGCAAGAGTTCACCTGACAAGGGGCTGGAATTTCAACAATTCCCTGGGTGGAACAGCAGCCGATTTTGACAAGGCCGTTAAATATGCCGATATGATCATAGCCGATTATCCACTGGAGCCGGAATACCGCAATTTATTCCCACTTCATGCTGAGAACCCTCTGGAAGAAACTTTCCCAGCCAAAAATGATAAAAATGATGAAATAGTATTTGCAGTACAATTCAGCGATAATATATTGACAAATGGCAGTGATGATGATGAACCTAGCGAATATGCAATAGGAAATGATTACCATTCGATTTTCGGTGGTGGTGCTGAAGATATTCCAGGTTCTTTGGGAAGAACAAGTCACTATAACCGCCATGGAGGGAAAGGGAACTATATCGTGACCCCTGCTACTTATAGGTTGTTTGATCCGGATATTGATACAAGGTACCACCACAATTTTGTAGAAGCGATGTACGCAATGACAGATGTTGATGGTTTTGTCCCGGATTTTGATGACCCATCTACCACCATCAACATTGCAAAAGGTGATACAGTATTGTATTTCCCACCATGGAATAATCCAGCCAGTGACGATGATAAAGGCATGGATGTAGGAGGCAGCAAGCCTTACGCAGTACTGAATGTAGCTGAAATTGGTATTAATCCAATTTCTCCTTATCACACAGATAATAAAACTCCACTAATGTGGAAGTTCTGGGAACCAGGCATCCCCTACGATGATGCTCAGGGAACCTTTGATCTAGCTCTATTCCGCTCTGCCGAAGCATATTTAATTGCTGCAGAAGCCATCTTGAAAGGAGCTGCTAATGGTAATTTGGGAGACGCAGAAGTTTACTACAATGCTATAGTTGACCGTGCACTTGGTGTCAATGCAGGTACTGACCCGTTGTGTGCAGCAGAACCAGCCAATTTGACCTCCATGAATACGGTATCCTACCGTGCAAACGGAAACCTGGATATCGATATGATATTGGATGAGCGGGCAAGGGAATTGATGGGTGAATACAGCCGATGGTTTGATCTGAAAAGAACAGAAAAACTGATTGAACGAACTACCTTAATGAACCCATGGACAGCAGCAGTGGGTCAAATGGAGAGCAAGCACTATTTACGCCCAATTCCCCAGAAAGAGATTGATAGATCAATTCCATCAATTCCTCAAAATCCTGGATATTAA